The proteins below come from a single Mytilus edulis chromosome 5, xbMytEdul2.2, whole genome shotgun sequence genomic window:
- the LOC139524854 gene encoding E3 ubiquitin-protein ligase TRIM56-like, with amino-acid sequence MATSIESHVVDITTCAICLEKLNTPKYLPCLHTFCENCVQTYITAIFEKDHTQSIECPVCRTTVTIPKEVNTPDAWAKVLPLNFLIVGLLEKEKVESQQKQCMVCERMETKSEASFICVDCSDLLCPNCKKHHKANKILCDHEIRQINDFSFEDGCLKTFKNKCSEHKGDDIRLFCADHQTPCCSMCVSISHRRCEKVLSIEDAAKEYSTTDKVKDLRTQLSQVDDDVKAIIKDRASAKENIEKQYEQKHKDLETIFSDLVAKINDIKIRREAELLKTYNEAKETIDTSIIIFQNKQKNLENEKQILDAAVNMASNVQVMIEVEKLKKHLEEHKKLIQTKAKEHLDYELLLKNVENITKLPDQMENECHILCKKTNKCIELNSVTVTPNVLEILSCCRFGNSNGPWTVTGTTDAIYFSLSKGIELCGLLSYVCLDGLSTCEVTATVKHNTTDLIVVTDTIDCKVAENKMVKIEFKKPIKLLANNKYHVGVVMQGPDCYAGIDGQTVVDSHGVVFTFAKSPLCNNGTNTSDGQIPGLLFKMYN; translated from the coding sequence ATGGCGACTTCTATTGAAAGTCATGTCGTTGACATAACTACGTGTGCAATATGTTTAGAGAAACTTAACACTCCGAAGTATTTACCATGCTTGCatacattttgtgaaaattgcgTACAGACCTATATTACTGCTATATTTGAGAAAGACCACACACAAAGTATCGAATGTCCCGTATGTAGGACCACTGTTACTATACCAAAGGAGGTCAATACGCCTGATGCATGGGCCAAAGTGTTACCATTGAATTTCCTTATCGTTGGACTTTTAGAGAAGGAAAAAGTTGAGAGCCAACAAAAACAATGTATGGTATGTGAACGAATGGAAACAAAATCAGAGGCAAGTTTTATTTGTGTTGATTGTTCTGATTTATTATGTCCAAATTGCAAAAAACACCACAAAGCCAACAAAATCTTATGTGACCACGAAATTAGGCAAATCAATGACTTTTCATTTGAAGATGGttgtttgaaaacttttaaaaataaatgttctgaACACAAAGGGGACGATATCAGATTGTTTTGTGCCGACCATCAGACTCCATGTTGTTCGATGTGTGTTTCAATCAGTCATAGGCGATGTGAAAAGGTTCTTTCTATAGAAGATGCTGCGAAGGAATATTCGACAACTGACAAAGTTAAAGATTTGAGAACCCAACTCAGCCAAGTTGATGATGATGTAAAAGCAATCATAAAAGATCGAGCATCTGCAAAGGAAAATATAGAGAAGCAATATGAACAAAAACATAAGGACCTTGAGACTATATTCAGTGACCTCGTGGCCAAGATAAATGATATCAAAATCAGACGAGAAGCAGAACTATTGAAAACTTACAATGAGGCAAAAGAAACTATCGACACTTCTATAATTATCTttcaaaataaacagaaaaatttagaaaatgaaaaacaaattctaGATGCAGCCGTGAACATGGCATCCAATGTTCAAGTTATGATAGAAGTTGAAAAGTTGAAGAAACACTTAGAAGAACATAAAAAATTGATTCAAACCAAGGCTAAAGAGCATCTTGATTATGAACTGTTACtgaaaaatgtagaaaatattaCTAAATTACCTGACCAAATGGAGAATGAGTGTCATATCTTatgcaaaaaaacaaacaaatgtattgAATTGAACAGTGTGACTGTAACGCCTAATGTGTTAGAAATATTAAGCTGCTGTCGTTTCGGAAACTCTAACGGTCCTTGGACAGTCACTGGGACAACTGATGCAATATATTTTTCGCTATCTAAAGGCATAGAACTTTGCGGACTTTTATCGTATGTATGTCTTGATGGATTATCGACATGTGAAGTGACCGCTACAGTTAAACACAATACAACAGATCTTATTGTAGTGACGGACACTATAGACTGTAAAGTAGCTGAaaataaaatggttaaaattgaatttaaaaaaccCATTAAACTTTTAGCTAATAATAAGTACCATGTTGGTGTAGTGATGCAAGGTCCAGACTGTTATGCTGGTATAGACGGGCAAACTGTAGTAGACAGCCACGGTGTAGTATTTACTTTTGCCAAATCCCCATTATGTAATAATGGAACAAATACCAGCGATGGTCAGATTCCTGGATTGTTATTCAAAatgtataattaa